The DNA sequence ACCCCGTCCTCGCTCGCGCCACGTGCCGGCCGCCACGCGCGCCGCGGTCTTCGAGCGCGACGGGCATCGCTGCAGCTACGTCGCCGGCGACGGCACGCGGTGTGCGGCCACGCGCGATCTGCAGATCGACCACGTCCGGCCTTTCGCGTTGGGTGGGTCGCACAAGGCGAAGAACCTCCGGGTGCTCTGTGCGCGGCACAACCGGCGGGTGGGCGAGCGCGTGTTCGGGTCGCTTCCGCAGCGGATATCGGGGAGCAATCACTGCTGAGCGATCGGCGCACGGTGCCGGCGCCAGGCAGCACACCGGTCCGAGCACACGCTCGACCGCGAAGGCGCTGTCCGACGCCGGGAGTGGCGCGAGTGCTACCGCTGCCGGGCGATCACTTCGATCTCGACGCGGGCGCCAAGGGGTAGGCCCGCGGCCTGGACGGCGCTGCGGGCGGGCGGTTCGTCGTCGAAGACGGTCGAGTAGACTTCGTTCACGGCCTTGAAGTCGGCCATGTCGGCGAGGAAGACCGTGGCCTTCACGACGTCCTTCCAGGTCATGTCGGCGGCGGCAAGGACGGCTTCGACATTGCGAAGGACCTGGCGGGTCTGGTCCTGGATATCGCCCCCGACGAGCTTCCCGGTGGCGGGGTCCAGCGGGATCTGGCCGGCACTGAACAAGAGGTCGCCGCTCAGCACGGCCTGACTGTAGGGACCGACGGCCGCGGGCGCGGCGTCGGTCCGGATCACCTTGCGTTCGGTCACGTTGGACACCTCCGGGGCATCGATCCGAGCAACGGTCCGGGCATCGATCCGAGCATCACTCCACGGTCACGCTCTTGGCCAGGTTTCGGGGCTGGTCGACGTCACAGCCGCGCATGACCGCGATGTCGTAGGCCAGCAACTGCAGCGGAATCACGTTCAACAGAGGCTGTAGCATGTCCAGCGTGTGCGGTACCGTGATCACGTGGTCGGCCATCTCGGCGATGTCGTTGTCACCTTCGGTCACGATGGCCAGGACGCGTCCGCTACGCGCTTTGATCTCCTGGACGTTGCCCTTGATCTTGTCGTAGGTGCTGTCCTGGGTGCACAGAACGACCACGGGCATGTCCCTGTCGATGAGCGCGATCGGGCCGTGCTTCATCTCCGCCGCCGGGTAGCCCTCGGCGTGCACGTAGCTGATTTCCTTGAGCTTCAACGCGCCCTCGAGCGCGATCGGGTAGTTGTATCCGCGACCGAGGTACAGGAAGTTGTTCGACGGCGCGTAGAGTTCTGCAATCTCGCGGATGGTGTCGCGCTGGTCGAGGATCCGCTGGACCTGTCGCGGAATCCTGTTCAGGCCGTGGATGATCTCCTGGCCCTCCTCGATCGTCGTATTGCGCACACGCGCGAGGCACAGCGTGAGGATGGTGAGCGCGGTCACCTGACAGGTGAAGGCCTTGGTGCTGGCCACGCCGATCTCGGGGCCGGCGTGGATGTACACGCCGCCGTCGCTCTCGCGCGCGATGGTCGACCCGACCACATTGGTGATCCCCATCACGCGCGCGCCCTGCTTCCGCGCCTCCCGCATGGCGCTCAAGGTGTCGACCGTCTCCCCCGACTGGCTGATCGCGAAGACCAGGGTGTCGGGATCGAGGATCGGCCGGCGGTATCGGAATTCGCTGGCGTACTCGACCTCGACCGGGATGCGCGCAAGATCCTCGATCATGTACTCGCCGACCATCCCCGCGTGGAAGCTGGTCCCACAGGCCAGGAGCACGATCCGCTTCACCGACCGCAGATCGCGAGAGTCCATGTTGAGACCACCGAGGTGCCCGTCGCCGTCGTCGTAGACGACGCGTCCTCGGAAGGTGTTGCGGATGGTCTCGGGCTGCTCGTGGATCTCCTTCAGCATGAAGTGGTCGAAGCCGCCCTTCTCGATCTGCTCGAGATCCCAGGTGACCTCTTCGACCTTCTTGGTCACGGTCTCGTTGGCGATGGTGCAGGTGTCGACACCGTCGGGCGTGATCACGACGCACTCGCCGTCGTCGAGGTAGATGACCTGGCGGGTGTTGCTGAGCATGGCGGCCACGTCGCTGGCCAGGAAGAACTCGCCGTCGCCGAGACCGACGATCAGCGGACTGCCGAGACGCGCGCCGACGATCTTGCTCGGCTCGTCGCGATGCATGACGGCTATGCCGTAGGTGCCGTCGACGTGACGCAGGGCCTCGCGCACGGCCGACTCGAGATTGCCGTCGTAGTGGAAGTGGATGAGGTTGGCGAGGACCTCGGTGTCGGTGTCGGTCGAGAACCGGTATCCGCGCTTGGTGAGCGTGGTCTTCAGCGCCTGGTAGTTCTCGATGATCCCGTTGTGCACGAGAGCAACCGTGCCATCCTGGCTCACGTGGGGATGCGAGTTGTTCTGGTTCGGTTCACCGTGCGTGGCCCAGCGCGTGTGAGCGATGCCGGTGTGACCGTCGACGGGATCGGCGTCGAGAACTGCGAGCAGTTCCTTGAGCTTACCCTTCTGCTTGCGGACCTCGATCCCGCTGCCGTTCATCACGGCCACGCCCGCGCTGTCGTAGCCGCGGTACTCGAGTCGTCGCAGTCCTTCGACGAGGGTGCGCGCGGTGGGCGCGCTTCCGACCATGGCGATGATCCCACACATAGTAAGTCTCGAATCCTCTCCGGCGGTTCGGGTCGCCGATGGAGTCGTGGATCGAAGGGGTCAGCGTCCGAGTTCACCACGCACGGTGTCGACCACGGCGCGGGCTTCGTCCACGGACGGTGCCTCGGCGATGATGCGGAGCACCGGCTCGGTGTTCGAGCGGCGGAGGTGCACCCATCGATCCCGGAGAGCGTAACGGATCCCGTCGCTCTCGTCCCACTGTCCATTCGGCCCCAGGGTTCCGGCGGCTCGCCGCCATTCCTCGGGGTGGTCGATGGTTTCGTCCAGGGTCAGCTTGTCCTTGACCATCGATGCGGCCGGAAGGACCTCGAGACAGGCGCCCAGCGATCCCCGGGCCGCGACCGCGGCCAGCACGAGGGCCGCGCCGAGCACCGCGTCGCGCCCGGCGTGCAGGGCCGGAAGGATCACCCCGCCATTGCCCTCGCCCCCGATCCGGGCCCCGACCTCGAGCATTCGGGCCACCACGTTGGCCTCGCCCACCGGCGCGCGGTGGATCTGCACGCCGTGCCGCTTCGCGACCGCGTCGAGCGCCAGCGTCGTGCTCAGGTTCACGACCACCGGACCGGGACTCTGCGCCAATACGTGGTCGGCGGCCACGGCCAGTGTCAGTTCCTCGCTCAACAACACACCCCCGCGATCGACCAGCGCGAGCCGGTCGACGTCGGGATCGACGGCCAGCCCGAGATCGGCACCGCTCTCTCGAACGCGATCCGCGAGCTCGCCCAGGTGATCGGCCCGTGGCTCCGGATCACGCGGAAACATTCCGGTGCACCCGCAGTACAAGCACTCGTATTCGACGCCGAGCCGATCGAGCAGGGCGGGAAGGATCTCTCCCCCCGCGCCCTCGACGGCGTCGACCACGACGCGCAGTCCACGGCTGCGGATCGTGCCGACGTCGATCAGGTCCGACGCCAGGATCGCGTCGAGGTGGAGGGCCTGTCCGTCGTCGCGCGTGCGAACCTGTCCGGTGTCGACCGCGCGCACGTGGCGTCGCGACGCCGCCCGCTCGCGTTCGATCACCGCATCGACCTCCGCCGCGGTCAGGAACAGCCCGTCGCCGCGCAGCAGCTTCAGCGCGTTCCACTCGACGGGGTTGTGGCTCGCGGTGACGATCACGCCGCCGATCGCGTCGGACTCCTGCACCACCATCTCGGTGCTCGGCGTGGTGAGCATGCCCGCGTCGATCACGTCGTGCCCGGTCGACGTCAGACCCGCGGTGACCGCTGCGACCACCATCGGACCCGACGGACGCGAATCACGCGCGACCACCACCGGCCCTTCGGGCAACCACTCCCCGAAGGCCGCGGCCCATCGGACCAGGGATTCCGCGTCGAGACTCTCGCCGACGACGCCGCGCACGCCGGACACACTGACCTTCAGCGTCATGGTTCAGGAGGCCTTTCGATTCGTTGGAAGCGGACGACCCGTCGAGATCCCCATCGAAATCCCCATCGAGATCCCCATCGAGATCCCCTTCGAGATCCACGTTGCGCCGCGTCACCCGTGGAACCCGCTCGCGAGCAGGCGCGCACACCAAGAACAGCGCGATCGGACTGTCAACGAGGACACCGCACCACGGCGGGCAGGCGACCGGTGCGGACACGAAACGACCTGGAGAGAAAAAGGAAAGGGGCCCAGGCTGCGAGGCCCCTTTCCAGCGACTGCATCCTGCGTCACGCAGTGATCACTCGGATCCAGCAAGAATCGCTGGAGCTGGTGTGGGGACTCGAACCCCAGACCTGCTCATTACGAGTGAGCTGCTCTACCAGCTGAGCTACACCAGCCACCTTGCGACGCCTGGAAGACGGAAGCCGGTGCACGGAGCACCGTCGTCGCCGGAGGGAGTCTAGCCCAACCCGGGTGGGTGTCAAGATGGCCGACTCGCGAAAGCTCTGGACAACTGAAATCGGCGCTTGAGGCCATTTCCGTTCGCTTTTACAATCCTTCTGATCTGCAATAGAAAGGATATGGAAGTATGCCGGCGAACTCGCGACTGCTCAACGCCTTGAAGCTCTGGACCCAGCTCCACCGCCTGGCCCGGGAGGTGTCGGCGGCCGAGCGAGAACTGGCCTCACCCCTGGGTCTGAGTCTGGTCCAGGGCCAGGCCCTGCTCGCCCTGGCCGACGGTGGCGCCCTGAGCATGCAGGAGTTCGCCGAGCGGCTCTGCATCGCCCCCAGCACGGCCACGCGCCTCGCCGACCAGCTCGAGCAGAAGGGCTGGGCCTCCCGTCGGCTCGACGCCGGCGACCGCCGCCGGACCGAACTCGCCCTGGCCCCGGCCGGCGAACGGGTCGTCGACGGGCTGGTCGACCGGGGTGTCTCGCGAACCCTGGGGCTGCTGCGGAGCCTGCAGGATCCCGACGCGACCGCGCGCGAACTCGAGGTGCTGGCCCGCGGCCTGCGAGACTTGCGTGCCCGCAAGGGCTGACTCGCGAGAACGGTCCGGGCGAGCTGGTGGGAAGAGAAAAACGCGCGGCCTCGGCCGCGCGAATTCCAGAATGCGAAGTGGTGGTTCGGGACGGAGTCGAACCGCCGACACACGGATTTTCAATCCGTTGCTCTACCAACTGAGCTACCGAACCACCCGTTCCCCGATCGCGGGAGCGAACGGCGACAGCGGTCGAATATGGTGCCCTGACCCCTGATTGTCAAGGTGACCGCCCCGAGGCCCTAGTCGTCGGCGTAGCCCTGCGGATGCTCGCGGTGCCACGCGAAGGCATCGGAAACGATCCGCTCCAGTCCACTGCACTCCGGCCGCCATCCCAGCCGCTCCTGCGCCCGGACGTTGCTCGCCACCAGACGCGGCGGATCGCCCTCGCGGCGCGGACCCACCCGCACGGGAATCTCCCGCCCCGTCACCGCGCCCGCGGCGGCCAGGACCTCGCGCACGCTCGCCCCGTGACCGGTCCCCAGGTTGATCGCCTCGAAGCCCGGCAAGAACGCACCGCCGAGCTCCCCGCCCTCCGGTCCGGCCGCCCCGCCCGCCGCACCACGAGCCGCATCGCCAGCCGCACCACGAGCCGCATCACCAACCGCCCCGACTCCGCCCAACGCCTCCAACGCCAACGCGTGCGCCACGGCCAGATCCCGCACGTGCACGTAGTCCCGCACCGGCGTCCCGTCGGGCGTGGGGTGGTCGTCGCCGTGCACCCGGAAGTCCTGCAACTCTCCCAGCAGCATCTGGCACAAGCGCGGGATCAGGTGCGTCTCGGGCTCGTGGTCCTCGCCCCTCGGGCCGTCGGCACCGCAGGCGTTGAAGTAGCGCAGGGCGATGGCGGCCAGCCCGTTCGCGCGGGCCTCCTCGGCCAGCACGCGTTCGATCATGACCTTCGAGTGGCCGTAGGGGTTCACCGGGCGCAGCGGCGTGTCCTCGGTGATCACCTCGACGGCGGGCTCGCCGTAGACCGCCGCCGTGCTGCTGAACACAAGGCACTTCACGCCCACGCGGTCCATGCCGTCG is a window from the Candidatus Krumholzibacteriia bacterium genome containing:
- the glmS gene encoding glutamine--fructose-6-phosphate transaminase (isomerizing), producing MCGIIAMVGSAPTARTLVEGLRRLEYRGYDSAGVAVMNGSGIEVRKQKGKLKELLAVLDADPVDGHTGIAHTRWATHGEPNQNNSHPHVSQDGTVALVHNGIIENYQALKTTLTKRGYRFSTDTDTEVLANLIHFHYDGNLESAVREALRHVDGTYGIAVMHRDEPSKIVGARLGSPLIVGLGDGEFFLASDVAAMLSNTRQVIYLDDGECVVITPDGVDTCTIANETVTKKVEEVTWDLEQIEKGGFDHFMLKEIHEQPETIRNTFRGRVVYDDGDGHLGGLNMDSRDLRSVKRIVLLACGTSFHAGMVGEYMIEDLARIPVEVEYASEFRYRRPILDPDTLVFAISQSGETVDTLSAMREARKQGARVMGITNVVGSTIARESDGGVYIHAGPEIGVASTKAFTCQVTALTILTLCLARVRNTTIEEGQEIIHGLNRIPRQVQRILDQRDTIREIAELYAPSNNFLYLGRGYNYPIALEGALKLKEISYVHAEGYPAAEMKHGPIALIDRDMPVVVLCTQDSTYDKIKGNVQEIKARSGRVLAIVTEGDNDIAEMADHVITVPHTLDMLQPLLNVIPLQLLAYDIAVMRGCDVDQPRNLAKSVTVE
- the glmM gene encoding phosphoglucosamine mutase; amino-acid sequence: MTLKVSVSGVRGVVGESLDAESLVRWAAAFGEWLPEGPVVVARDSRPSGPMVVAAVTAGLTSTGHDVIDAGMLTTPSTEMVVQESDAIGGVIVTASHNPVEWNALKLLRGDGLFLTAAEVDAVIERERAASRRHVRAVDTGQVRTRDDGQALHLDAILASDLIDVGTIRSRGLRVVVDAVEGAGGEILPALLDRLGVEYECLYCGCTGMFPRDPEPRADHLGELADRVRESGADLGLAVDPDVDRLALVDRGGVLLSEELTLAVAADHVLAQSPGPVVVNLSTTLALDAVAKRHGVQIHRAPVGEANVVARMLEVGARIGGEGNGGVILPALHAGRDAVLGAALVLAAVAARGSLGACLEVLPAASMVKDKLTLDETIDHPEEWRRAAGTLGPNGQWDESDGIRYALRDRWVHLRRSNTEPVLRIIAEAPSVDEARAVVDTVRGELGR
- a CDS encoding MarR family transcriptional regulator, which codes for MPANSRLLNALKLWTQLHRLAREVSAAERELASPLGLSLVQGQALLALADGGALSMQEFAERLCIAPSTATRLADQLEQKGWASRRLDAGDRRRTELALAPAGERVVDGLVDRGVSRTLGLLRSLQDPDATARELEVLARGLRDLRARKG
- a CDS encoding HNH endonuclease signature motif containing protein, coding for PRPRSRHVPAATRAAVFERDGHRCSYVAGDGTRCAATRDLQIDHVRPFALGGSHKAKNLRVLCARHNRRVGERVFGSLPQRISGSNHC
- the galE gene encoding UDP-glucose 4-epimerase GalE — its product is MKVLVTGGAGYIGSVTTAHLLERGHGVVVLDDLSTGHRAAIPEGAEFVQGRVQDPDVLATALDGVDAVVHFASLSLVGESMQEPRRYFRENVGAALALLDGMDRVGVKCLVFSSTAAVYGEPAVEVITEDTPLRPVNPYGHSKVMIERVLAEEARANGLAAIALRYFNACGADGPRGEDHEPETHLIPRLCQMLLGELQDFRVHGDDHPTPDGTPVRDYVHVRDLAVAHALALEALGGVGAVGDAARGAAGDAARGAAGGAAGPEGGELGGAFLPGFEAINLGTGHGASVREVLAAAGAVTGREIPVRVGPRREGDPPRLVASNVRAQERLGWRPECSGLERIVSDAFAWHREHPQGYADD
- a CDS encoding RidA family protein, producing MTERKVIRTDAAPAAVGPYSQAVLSGDLLFSAGQIPLDPATGKLVGGDIQDQTRQVLRNVEAVLAAADMTWKDVVKATVFLADMADFKAVNEVYSTVFDDEPPARSAVQAAGLPLGARVEIEVIARQR